A stretch of the Nothobranchius furzeri strain GRZ-AD chromosome 5, NfurGRZ-RIMD1, whole genome shotgun sequence genome encodes the following:
- the znrf2b gene encoding E3 ubiquitin-protein ligase znrf2, which translates to MGAKQSSPAAGAAANGRTRAYSGSDLPSSTSSSNGGGAGRTAAAGSRYHAYGASRASGAAASTGRPLGARARSEGVSGGPVAMPPSGISIPNSSRAYSPPESGGSSPEEAAGRERSGGAGSEGPRLLIGSLPAHLSPHLFGGFKCPVCSKLVSSDEMDLHLVLCLTKPRVTYNEDVLTKDAGECAICLEELQQGDTIARLPCLCVYHKGCIDEWFEVNRSCPEHPSD; encoded by the exons ATGGGGGCGAAGCAGAGCAGCCCCGCTGCCGGTGCAGCCGCTAACGGACGGACCAGAGCCTACTCCGGCTCGGACCTGCcctcctccacatccagcagcaaCGGCGGCGGAGCAGGCAGGACCGCCGCGGCGGGGTCACGGTACCACGCTTACGGTGCGTCCAGAGCCTCCGGAGCCGCGGCCAGCACCGGCCGGCCGCTCGGAGCCAGGGCCAGGTCTGAGGGGGTCTCCGGGGGTCCCGTTGCAATGCCCCCGTCCGGCATCAGCATCCCGAACAGCAGCAGAGCCTACAGTCCACCGGAGTCCGGCGGCAGCAGCCCGGAGGAGGCAGCGGGCAGAGAGCGTTCCGGCGGGGCAGGAAGCGAAGGTCCTCGGCTGCTGATCGGATCGTTACCTGCACACCTGTCGCCTCACCTGTTCGGAG GGTTCAAGTGCCCCGTCTGCTCCAAGCTGGTGTCTTCAGATGAGATGGATCTTCACCTGGTTTTGTGCCTAACCAAGCCCAGAGTCACGTACAACG AGGACGTCCTGACTAAAGACGCAGGAGAGTGTGCCATCtgcctggaggagctgcagcagggAGACACCATTGCCCGCCTGCCCTGCCTCTGCGTCTACCATAAAGG CTGTATCGATGAGTGGTTTGAGGTGAACCGGTCCTGTCCGGAGCATCCATCAGACTAA